One Dioscorea cayenensis subsp. rotundata cultivar TDr96_F1 chromosome 15, TDr96_F1_v2_PseudoChromosome.rev07_lg8_w22 25.fasta, whole genome shotgun sequence genomic region harbors:
- the LOC120276858 gene encoding transcription factor ILR3-like isoform X1: MGLKNLAQANVTVRGQSPASGLSSKACREKMRRDRLNDKFVELGSILDPGKPPKMDKAAILSDAVHMVTQLRTDVQKLKDSNEKLHEKIKELKTEKNELRDEKQRLKAEKESLEQQVKLLNATPSFVPHPPVIPTPYVAQGQASGQKLMMPVIGYPGFPMWQFMPPADVDTSQDVESCPPVA; encoded by the exons ATGGGCCTAAAGAATCTAGCTCAAGCAAACG TTACAGTGCGAGGACAGAGTCCAGCGAGTGGGCTGAGCTCGAAGGCATGCAGGGAGAAAATGAGGAGGGATAGACTGAATGACAA GTTTGTAGAGTTGGGTTCCATCTTGGATCCTGGTAAGCCACCAAAAATGGACAAAGCAGCTATATTAAGTGATGCTGTTCATATGGTGACTCAGTTGCGCACTGATGTACAAAAGCTGAAAGATTCAAATGAGAAGCTTCATGAGAAGATCAAAGAGTTGAAG ACTGAGAAGAATGAGCTTCGTGATGAGAAGCAGAGACTCAAGGCAGAGAAAGAGAGCTTGGAGCAGCAGGTCAAACTCTTGAATGCTACACCGAGCTTTGTACCTCATCCTCCAGTGATACCCACTCCCTATGTTGCCCAAGGGCAAGCCTCAGGGCAGAAGCTCATGATGCCTGTCATCGGCTACCCTGGGTTCCCTATGTGGCAATTCATGCCACCTGCAGACGTCGATACCTCA
- the LOC120276858 gene encoding transcription factor ILR3-like isoform X2 has translation MGLKNLAQANVRGQSPASGLSSKACREKMRRDRLNDKFVELGSILDPGKPPKMDKAAILSDAVHMVTQLRTDVQKLKDSNEKLHEKIKELKTEKNELRDEKQRLKAEKESLEQQVKLLNATPSFVPHPPVIPTPYVAQGQASGQKLMMPVIGYPGFPMWQFMPPADVDTSQDVESCPPVA, from the exons ATGGGCCTAAAGAATCTAGCTCAAGCAAACG TGCGAGGACAGAGTCCAGCGAGTGGGCTGAGCTCGAAGGCATGCAGGGAGAAAATGAGGAGGGATAGACTGAATGACAA GTTTGTAGAGTTGGGTTCCATCTTGGATCCTGGTAAGCCACCAAAAATGGACAAAGCAGCTATATTAAGTGATGCTGTTCATATGGTGACTCAGTTGCGCACTGATGTACAAAAGCTGAAAGATTCAAATGAGAAGCTTCATGAGAAGATCAAAGAGTTGAAG ACTGAGAAGAATGAGCTTCGTGATGAGAAGCAGAGACTCAAGGCAGAGAAAGAGAGCTTGGAGCAGCAGGTCAAACTCTTGAATGCTACACCGAGCTTTGTACCTCATCCTCCAGTGATACCCACTCCCTATGTTGCCCAAGGGCAAGCCTCAGGGCAGAAGCTCATGATGCCTGTCATCGGCTACCCTGGGTTCCCTATGTGGCAATTCATGCCACCTGCAGACGTCGATACCTCA